A stretch of the Thiohalospira halophila DSM 15071 genome encodes the following:
- a CDS encoding PilZ domain-containing protein, whose translation MGEGTAGRGLGWEASIPVRIRAVEEPGDQDFQRGINIRLLRVLTAPEDSASGDEADDRVRHRLEAKVDLLLVTMAQQAWSSVGRQEVVLSRDGIRVEIGESNARGEVRDIELWLAAEQPQPLYLRGLISGEPDAQGRDFLAFEGLSEEESELLERFLFQQHRRAVAAARRRQG comes from the coding sequence GTGGGCGAGGGAACCGCGGGACGAGGGCTCGGTTGGGAGGCCTCCATCCCGGTTCGAATCAGGGCGGTGGAGGAACCGGGGGACCAGGATTTCCAGAGGGGAATCAATATCCGCCTTCTTCGGGTGCTGACGGCTCCGGAGGATTCGGCGTCCGGTGATGAGGCCGATGATCGCGTTCGGCACCGTCTGGAGGCCAAGGTAGATCTGCTGCTTGTCACGATGGCACAGCAGGCGTGGAGTTCGGTTGGCCGGCAGGAGGTGGTCTTGTCCCGGGATGGCATCCGCGTGGAGATCGGGGAATCGAACGCCAGAGGGGAGGTGCGGGATATAGAGCTCTGGCTGGCCGCGGAACAGCCGCAGCCCCTGTACCTGCGGGGCCTGATCAGCGGAGAACCGGATGCCCAGGGTCGGGACTTCCTGGCGTTCGAGGGATTATCGGAGGAAGAAAGCGAATTACTGGAGCGGTTCCTGTTCCAGCAGCACCGCCGGGCTGTGGCGGCGGCGCGGCGTCGCCAGGGGTAA